A genomic window from Vagococcus entomophilus includes:
- a CDS encoding 6-phospho-beta-glucosidase yields the protein MKKQFDKSFLWGTAIAAHQAEGAWDIAGKGMSIADVLTAGTSKKAREITEGLLSHKNYPNHEGIDFYHHYKEDLALLAEMGCTCFRTSIAWSRIFPNGDETQPNEAGLKFYDDLFDECRKYQIEPIVTLCHFEIPYALYNNYGGFKNRKLIDFFVHYAKTVMHRYRDKVQYWLTFNEINNQCTGDKLSLWTNSAVKIAPGENKEEIVAQASLNELIASAKVVCLGHKINPKFKIGCMIACVPFYPYSCNPIDQIASLKASNKRFFYSDVHVHGKIPEYALLEWEKKSFTLTYTKEDLDTLRQGTVDYIGLSYYMSLAVSALSDCEGTLLSKDPLIKMVKNPFVKTNDWGWQIDPVGFRYALNYLYQRYQLPLFVVENGIGAYDTPDEDGKINDDYRISYFEQHLAQLKIAMLEDGVPILGYTAWGGFDIVSFSTGEMEKRYGFIYVDKDNQGRGTLKRRKKKSFDWYKKVIVSNGECLNNSSFYY from the coding sequence ATGAAGAAACAATTTGATAAATCCTTTCTATGGGGAACGGCTATTGCTGCCCACCAAGCAGAGGGTGCATGGGATATTGCTGGAAAAGGCATGAGTATTGCCGATGTCCTAACTGCTGGGACAAGTAAAAAAGCACGAGAAATAACAGAAGGACTTCTTTCACATAAAAACTACCCCAATCATGAGGGAATTGATTTTTACCATCATTACAAAGAAGATCTTGCACTTTTAGCCGAAATGGGTTGTACCTGTTTTCGTACCTCTATTGCTTGGTCTAGAATTTTCCCAAATGGAGATGAAACACAACCAAATGAAGCAGGTTTAAAATTTTACGATGACTTGTTTGATGAATGTCGTAAATATCAAATTGAGCCGATTGTGACACTCTGTCATTTTGAAATCCCCTACGCTCTTTATAACAATTATGGAGGTTTCAAAAACCGAAAGCTAATTGATTTTTTTGTTCATTATGCCAAGACCGTGATGCATCGCTACCGAGATAAAGTTCAATATTGGTTAACGTTTAATGAAATCAACAATCAATGTACTGGAGATAAGCTCTCGCTTTGGACAAATTCAGCCGTAAAAATAGCCCCTGGTGAAAATAAGGAAGAAATTGTTGCACAAGCTTCACTCAACGAACTAATTGCAAGTGCAAAAGTTGTTTGTTTAGGCCATAAAATTAACCCTAAGTTCAAAATAGGTTGTATGATTGCTTGTGTACCTTTTTACCCTTATTCTTGTAATCCTATAGATCAAATTGCGAGTTTAAAAGCCTCGAACAAACGATTTTTTTACAGTGATGTCCACGTCCACGGAAAGATACCGGAATATGCCTTACTAGAGTGGGAGAAAAAATCATTTACATTGACTTACACAAAAGAAGACTTAGACACACTCAGACAAGGAACCGTAGATTACATTGGTCTAAGTTATTATATGTCGTTAGCTGTTAGTGCACTTTCAGATTGCGAAGGGACACTTTTATCAAAAGATCCACTGATTAAAATGGTCAAAAATCCTTTCGTAAAAACTAATGATTGGGGCTGGCAAATTGACCCAGTAGGATTTCGTTATGCCTTAAATTATTTGTACCAACGCTATCAACTTCCTTTGTTTGTTGTTGAAAATGGAATTGGTGCTTACGATACTCCTGATGAAGATGGAAAAATTAATGATGATTACCGAATTTCTTATTTCGAACAACACCTAGCACAATTAAAAATAGCCATGTTAGAAGACGGCGTGCCCATACTTGGCTATACTGCTTGGGGTGGATTTGACATTGTCAGTTTTAGTACAGGAGAGATGGAAAAGCGCTATGGTTTTATCTATGTAGATAAAGATAATCAAGGACGGGGAACTTTAAAAAGACGGAAGAAAAAATCTTTTGATTGGTACAAGAAAGTCATAGTAAGCAATGGAGAATGTTTAAACAATTCCTCTTTTTACTATTAA
- a CDS encoding Cna B-type domain-containing protein: MEKISKKKQLFHVIYLLASFFIVLSQLGLTNVWAETREADNPHLFELSSEKVAYSKDEIFQIMVEGTAEQIKEINLIFDPSFSQVSEKVVDATHKTYRIKGNKLGTFEILAQANGQITNTLRIAINNEQQATKKNSYNRAIKDWDDQFVTSAQLEDENGNPQPSFGIYDNMQAHWQYNIPAGTDIKTGDTMTVSVPSVFTLATDITFDIKDVSGNVIGHAKADHTTGKVTVTFTEYAEQYAKNGISGDFKIWVHWDQSKVEQDTTVPVDWGIGGVTEIDINPANPSPDPSELLYKWGTVDANDPTLIHWTVRVNYAAQEIENGVYTDFVGPNQEMVKGSVAGIHGRYNADGTVFTPATDGEIPASSVVYDSPTQFHVNIGDFKDTVLINYDTKATDGGNSSKYENAGQFTGDNIQKQEVDLYTPDNGGGGGGETTETVEGIKTWNDNKDTEGLRPDSITIDLYQNGVKIDSKKVSKETNWTYAFKELAKFDKEGKPYIYTVKEETVENYVSTQSGNDFINTITGTTTISGVKTWDDHDDQDKLRPVEITIHLLANGKEVQRKKVRVADGWKYSFTNLPKYEDGKKISYAIKEDTVPGYESQIDGFNLKNIHKTTADSSGSEKQSATPKASSSSATLPQTGERHSSMLKIMGGMLLILLILVVVYSTKKNKNKN; this comes from the coding sequence GTGGAAAAAATTTCAAAAAAAAAACAGCTTTTCCATGTAATTTATTTACTAGCATCGTTCTTCATCGTTCTGTCACAATTAGGGCTCACAAATGTTTGGGCCGAAACTAGGGAGGCAGACAATCCTCACCTTTTTGAATTATCTAGCGAAAAAGTAGCCTATAGTAAGGATGAAATTTTCCAGATAATGGTAGAAGGAACGGCTGAACAAATTAAAGAAATCAATCTGATATTTGATCCTAGCTTTAGTCAAGTGTCCGAAAAAGTAGTCGATGCTACACATAAAACCTATCGCATAAAAGGCAACAAACTAGGAACATTCGAGATCTTGGCACAAGCAAATGGACAAATAACCAATACTTTACGTATAGCGATTAACAATGAACAACAAGCTACTAAAAAAAACAGTTATAATCGTGCTATAAAGGACTGGGATGATCAATTTGTGACATCGGCGCAACTGGAGGATGAAAATGGAAATCCGCAACCTTCATTCGGGATTTATGACAATATGCAAGCTCACTGGCAATACAATATTCCCGCAGGAACCGATATTAAAACAGGGGACACGATGACCGTGAGCGTTCCTTCCGTATTTACATTAGCAACGGATATAACGTTTGATATTAAAGATGTTTCTGGAAATGTCATTGGGCACGCAAAGGCCGATCACACTACCGGAAAAGTAACCGTTACTTTCACAGAATATGCCGAGCAATATGCTAAAAATGGTATTAGTGGAGACTTTAAGATTTGGGTACATTGGGATCAGTCGAAAGTGGAACAAGATACGACAGTACCCGTTGATTGGGGGATTGGTGGTGTCACGGAAATCGATATCAATCCAGCAAATCCATCACCAGACCCAAGTGAACTTCTGTATAAATGGGGAACGGTAGATGCAAATGATCCAACATTAATTCATTGGACGGTACGGGTGAATTATGCTGCTCAAGAAATTGAAAATGGGGTCTATACTGACTTCGTAGGTCCTAATCAAGAAATGGTTAAAGGTTCAGTTGCTGGGATTCATGGCCGATATAATGCAGACGGAACGGTCTTTACACCAGCTACAGACGGAGAAATCCCTGCGAGCTCAGTTGTTTATGATAGCCCAACACAATTTCATGTGAATATTGGGGATTTCAAAGATACAGTACTAATTAATTATGATACAAAAGCCACAGATGGAGGAAACTCAAGTAAGTACGAAAATGCTGGGCAGTTTACAGGTGATAATATACAAAAACAAGAAGTTGATCTTTACACCCCTGATAACGGTGGTGGCGGTGGTGGAGAGACTACTGAAACAGTTGAAGGCATAAAAACTTGGAATGATAATAAAGATACTGAAGGGCTCAGACCTGATTCAATTACAATTGATCTTTACCAAAATGGCGTGAAGATTGATTCTAAAAAAGTTTCAAAAGAAACAAATTGGACGTATGCTTTTAAAGAATTAGCTAAATTTGATAAAGAAGGGAAGCCGTATATTTATACGGTAAAAGAAGAAACAGTTGAAAATTATGTTTCTACTCAAAGCGGTAATGACTTTATCAATACAATCACAGGAACAACGACAATTTCTGGGGTAAAAACCTGGGATGACCACGATGATCAGGACAAATTGCGCCCAGTTGAAATTACTATTCATTTGCTGGCAAATGGAAAAGAAGTTCAGCGTAAAAAAGTTCGAGTAGCAGATGGTTGGAAATATAGCTTTACAAACTTGCCAAAATATGAGGATGGTAAGAAGATTTCTTATGCAATTAAAGAAGATACTGTACCAGGTTATGAAAGCCAAATTGATGGTTTTAATCTGAAAAATATACATAAAACAACAGCAGACTCATCCGGTAGTGAAAAACAATCTGCTACCCCGAAAGCTAGTTCTTCTTCCGCTACTTTACCTCAAACTGGGGAGCGACATTCTTCTATGTTGAAGATTATGGGAGGAATGCTGCTAATTTTGCTAATACTAGTGGTGGTTTATTCTACTAAAAAAAATAAAAATAAGAACTGA
- the leuD gene encoding 3-isopropylmalate dehydratase small subunit has product MEAFTQHTGKSVPLMNNNIDTDQIIPKTFLKRIEKTGFGQFLFDEWRFLPDRTPNPEFILNSPEYKGATILISGDNFGSGSSREHAAWALADYGFKAIIAGSFSDIFYMNATKNGLLPIVLKKPERTVLAHLRTDEEITIDLPNQTVKTSRATYSFEMDETWKHKLVNGLDDIAISLSHAEEIAAYEANIPVFWQ; this is encoded by the coding sequence ATGGAGGCATTTACACAACACACAGGGAAGTCGGTTCCTTTGATGAATAATAATATTGATACAGATCAAATTATTCCAAAGACTTTTTTAAAACGGATTGAAAAAACTGGCTTTGGTCAATTTTTATTTGATGAGTGGCGTTTTTTACCTGACCGTACACCAAATCCAGAGTTTATATTAAATAGTCCAGAATATAAGGGAGCAACTATCTTGATATCAGGAGACAACTTTGGTTCAGGTTCGTCAAGGGAGCATGCTGCATGGGCATTAGCTGATTATGGATTCAAAGCGATTATTGCTGGAAGTTTTAGTGATATATTTTATATGAATGCCACTAAAAATGGCTTACTACCGATTGTGCTAAAAAAACCAGAGAGAACTGTTTTGGCACATCTGAGAACAGATGAAGAGATTACGATTGATTTGCCTAATCAAACGGTAAAAACTTCACGAGCAACATACTCTTTTGAGATGGATGAAACATGGAAACATAAACTGGTAAATGGTTTAGATGATATTGCCATTAGTCTTTCACATGCTGAAGAAATTGCCGCTTATGAGGCAAATATTCCTGTTTTTTGGCAATAA
- the leuC gene encoding 3-isopropylmalate dehydratase large subunit produces the protein MGKTLFDKLWEQHVVFGEVGEPQLLYINLHLIHEVTSPQAFEGLREAGRKVRRPDCTFGTMDHNVPTKDIYNITDLVAKKQIEALQKNCEEFGVRLCDNGSERQGIVHMVGPETGLTQPGKTIVCGDSHTATHGAFGALAFGIGTSEVEHVFATQCIWQRKPKTMGVKITGKLAKGVYAKDIILALIAKYGVDFGVGYAVEFYGETIKNLSMEERMTICNMAIEGGAKMGMIAPDEKTYEYVEGREYAPKDMAAAIKAWEELPTDEEAVYDQNFTLDVNQLAPFVTWGTNPEMGISITERFPKIKDMNDERAYHYMDLKPGQYASDIEVGYVFIGSCTNGRLSDLQEAAQIVKGKKVKDGVTAIVVPGSRPVRKAAEKIGLDHIFKEAGFEWREPGCSMCLGMNPDQVPTGVHCASTSNRNFEGRQGKGARTHLCSPAMAAAAALNGTFIDIRKELEA, from the coding sequence ATGGGAAAAACATTATTTGATAAACTCTGGGAGCAACATGTTGTTTTCGGGGAAGTTGGTGAGCCACAGCTTCTTTATATCAATTTACATTTGATTCACGAAGTCACATCGCCGCAAGCTTTTGAGGGGCTTAGAGAAGCAGGGCGGAAAGTACGACGACCAGACTGCACATTTGGAACAATGGATCACAACGTCCCAACCAAAGATATTTATAATATCACAGATTTGGTTGCCAAAAAACAAATTGAAGCACTTCAAAAAAACTGTGAAGAATTTGGTGTTCGACTTTGTGATAATGGGAGTGAAAGACAAGGAATTGTGCATATGGTAGGGCCTGAAACAGGATTGACTCAGCCAGGAAAAACAATTGTTTGTGGGGATTCTCATACAGCAACTCATGGTGCTTTTGGCGCTTTAGCTTTTGGGATTGGCACGAGTGAAGTGGAGCATGTTTTTGCAACACAATGCATTTGGCAAAGAAAGCCAAAGACGATGGGGGTAAAAATTACTGGAAAGCTAGCAAAGGGTGTGTACGCCAAAGATATTATTCTGGCATTAATTGCGAAATACGGAGTAGATTTTGGTGTGGGCTATGCGGTAGAGTTTTATGGTGAAACGATAAAGAACCTATCCATGGAAGAAAGAATGACGATTTGCAATATGGCGATTGAAGGCGGCGCCAAGATGGGGATGATTGCACCCGATGAGAAAACATATGAGTATGTAGAGGGAAGAGAGTACGCGCCTAAAGATATGGCAGCTGCAATCAAAGCTTGGGAAGAGCTACCCACAGATGAAGAGGCAGTCTATGACCAAAATTTTACCCTCGACGTCAATCAATTAGCACCTTTTGTAACATGGGGAACCAATCCAGAAATGGGAATTTCGATTACAGAGCGTTTTCCTAAAATCAAAGATATGAATGACGAACGAGCCTATCATTACATGGATTTAAAGCCAGGTCAATACGCTTCAGATATTGAGGTCGGGTATGTATTTATTGGCTCTTGTACAAATGGCCGTTTATCTGATTTGCAAGAAGCCGCTCAAATTGTGAAAGGAAAAAAAGTCAAAGACGGCGTAACAGCTATTGTTGTACCTGGTTCCAGACCCGTTAGAAAAGCGGCTGAAAAAATTGGCCTGGATCATATCTTTAAAGAAGCAGGTTTTGAATGGCGAGAGCCAGGATGCTCGATGTGTCTGGGAATGAATCCGGATCAAGTACCAACTGGGGTCCACTGTGCTTCTACGTCAAACCGAAATTTTGAAGGAAGGCAAGGAAAGGGAGCTAGGACACATCTTTGCAGTCCAGCAATGGCAGCAGCAGCGGCACTAAATGGAACATTTATTGATATTCGAAAGGAGTTAGAAGCATAA
- the leuB gene encoding 3-isopropylmalate dehydrogenase codes for MKKIVALPGDGIGPEIMDAGIQVLNQLTPKYGLDYKIERYDFGGCAIDSTGTPLPKTTLKACQEADAILLGAIGGPKWSNAPKRPEQGLLELRKNLGLFANIRPVKISKSLEALSPLKSERIRGVDFIIVRELTGGIYFGEPRELKKERALDTCLYTRSEIQRIMRQAFNIARTRKKKVTSVDKANVLATSKLWREVAEEVAKEFPDVKLEHQLVDSAAMLLIQNPKQFDVIVTENLFGDILSDEASVIPGTLGVLPSASHSEKNSSLYEPIHGSAPDIAGKNSANPLSMIFSISMMLRESFKEYSAAEELEAACERVIEKGYTTKDLGGKTTTTEFVQALIEELK; via the coding sequence ATGAAAAAAATTGTAGCATTGCCAGGAGATGGGATTGGACCAGAAATAATGGATGCAGGAATTCAAGTGTTAAACCAACTTACACCAAAGTACGGTCTTGATTATAAAATTGAACGATATGATTTTGGAGGATGTGCAATTGACTCAACAGGCACCCCTTTACCTAAGACTACCTTAAAAGCCTGTCAGGAAGCAGATGCAATTTTACTAGGAGCGATTGGAGGACCAAAGTGGTCAAATGCTCCCAAGAGGCCAGAACAAGGCTTGCTTGAGTTGAGGAAAAATCTGGGATTGTTTGCCAATATTCGTCCTGTTAAGATTTCAAAAAGCTTAGAAGCACTATCTCCATTAAAAAGTGAACGGATCCGCGGAGTTGATTTTATTATTGTCCGCGAGCTAACAGGGGGGATTTATTTTGGTGAACCTCGTGAATTGAAAAAGGAACGCGCTCTGGACACATGCTTGTACACGCGAAGCGAAATTCAAAGGATTATGCGCCAAGCCTTTAACATTGCCAGAACACGCAAGAAAAAAGTTACCTCAGTAGACAAGGCCAATGTTCTAGCGACGAGTAAGCTTTGGCGAGAAGTAGCAGAAGAAGTCGCAAAAGAGTTTCCGGATGTGAAGTTGGAACACCAACTAGTTGATTCCGCTGCGATGCTTCTAATCCAAAATCCCAAACAATTTGACGTGATTGTGACCGAAAATTTGTTTGGAGATATCTTGAGTGATGAGGCTTCCGTTATTCCAGGGACACTCGGCGTATTGCCAAGCGCTAGCCATAGTGAAAAAAATAGTTCGCTGTATGAACCGATTCATGGCTCTGCACCAGATATTGCAGGAAAAAATAGCGCCAATCCTTTATCGATGATTTTTTCTATTAGCATGATGCTACGCGAGTCGTTTAAAGAATATTCGGCAGCTGAGGAACTAGAAGCAGCTTGTGAAAGAGTTATTGAAAAAGGATATACCACTAAAGATTTAGGCGGTAAAACAACCACGACAGAATTCGTTCAAGCGCTTATTGAAGAACTGAAATAG
- a CDS encoding 2-isopropylmalate synthase: MKNIQFFDTSLRDGEQTPGVNFNTQEKVQVAKQLEKWGIDVIEAGFPISSQGDFEAVQAIARSLKQTAVTALARCNKKDIDRVAEALADAVYPQIHVFIATSPIHMEHKLHMNEQEVLASIKEHVSYAKTKFSQVQFSPEDATRTEKNFLVQAVQTAIDAGATIINIPDTVGYSNPTEFGALFRYLKENIPNFSEVTFSSHCHDDLGMASANALAAIENGATRVEGTVNGIGERAGNTALEEVALALYIRKDLYPYKSGIVLQETKRTSDLVSRLSGVAIPRNKAIIGANAYAHESGIHQDGVLKNPSTYEIITPSLVGVKTNALPLGKLSGRHAFVNRIEGMGYHLTENEVREAFKKFKDLADKKKQVTEEDLEALMTGQTNEAVQDYQLEQLQLQFVSGGRQGAIVTIQDASGETHTDSAVGAGSIQAIYNTIDRIMKQSVALQRYSIRSVTEGEDAQAEVRISLENKETGHAFNGVGIDFDVLQASAKAYIQASGQVKKEEKIIGIKGVQVR, from the coding sequence ATGAAAAACATTCAATTTTTTGACACATCACTTAGAGACGGGGAACAAACACCAGGAGTTAATTTTAATACGCAAGAAAAAGTTCAGGTTGCTAAACAACTTGAGAAATGGGGCATCGATGTGATTGAGGCCGGCTTTCCGATTAGTTCGCAAGGAGATTTTGAAGCAGTGCAAGCCATTGCAAGATCACTCAAACAGACAGCTGTAACGGCACTTGCTCGTTGTAATAAAAAAGATATTGATCGAGTAGCCGAAGCGCTTGCAGATGCTGTTTATCCGCAAATTCATGTTTTTATTGCGACTAGTCCCATTCACATGGAACATAAATTGCATATGAATGAACAAGAAGTTCTTGCTTCAATCAAGGAGCATGTATCCTATGCAAAAACTAAATTCTCACAAGTTCAATTCTCTCCTGAGGATGCTACTCGAACTGAAAAAAATTTTTTGGTGCAAGCAGTTCAAACCGCTATCGATGCTGGTGCAACAATTATCAATATTCCTGATACGGTAGGCTATTCCAATCCAACTGAGTTTGGGGCACTATTCCGCTATCTTAAAGAAAATATTCCTAACTTTTCAGAGGTAACATTTTCCTCTCACTGCCATGATGATTTGGGGATGGCGAGCGCCAATGCACTTGCTGCGATTGAAAATGGTGCGACCAGAGTGGAAGGGACAGTCAATGGAATTGGGGAGCGGGCTGGCAATACAGCACTGGAAGAAGTAGCACTAGCACTTTATATTCGCAAAGACCTTTATCCATATAAATCTGGGATTGTCTTGCAAGAAACCAAAAGAACGAGTGATTTGGTTAGTCGACTATCTGGAGTGGCTATTCCTCGAAACAAAGCGATTATTGGTGCGAATGCATATGCACACGAATCGGGTATTCACCAAGATGGAGTTCTAAAAAATCCTAGTACTTATGAGATTATTACGCCGTCCTTAGTTGGGGTCAAAACAAATGCTTTACCGCTTGGAAAACTTTCAGGAAGACATGCATTTGTCAATCGGATTGAAGGAATGGGGTATCATTTAACAGAAAATGAGGTAAGAGAAGCGTTCAAAAAGTTTAAAGACTTAGCGGATAAGAAAAAACAAGTGACCGAGGAAGACTTAGAGGCATTGATGACAGGACAAACAAACGAAGCAGTCCAAGACTATCAATTGGAACAATTGCAACTCCAGTTTGTTTCTGGTGGTAGACAAGGCGCGATTGTGACAATTCAAGACGCTAGTGGAGAAACACACACGGATTCAGCTGTTGGCGCAGGAAGTATTCAAGCAATTTATAACACAATTGACCGAATCATGAAGCAAAGTGTTGCACTTCAACGCTATAGTATTCGCAGTGTGACAGAAGGAGAAGATGCTCAGGCAGAGGTAAGGATTTCACTCGAAAATAAAGAAACAGGACATGCTTTTAACGGGGTTGGTATTGACTTTGATGTCCTACAAGCTTCAGCAAAAGCTTACATTCAAGCAAGTGGACAAGTAAAAAAGGAAGAAAAGATAATTGGAATTAAAGGAGTACAAGTCAGATGA
- the nadE gene encoding ammonia-dependent NAD(+) synthetase: MRELQQRIIGELSVKPEIDAKEEIRISIEFIKAYFKKHVFLKTLVLGISGGQDSSLAGRLSQLAMEELREETGDDTYQFIAVRLPYGEQADEADAKKALEFIQPDQSLRVNIKPGVDAAVGAIQAAGVEVQDFVKGNMKARERMLTQYAIAGQLKGAVVGTDHAAENVTGFFTKFGDGGADILPLFRLNKRQGKLLLKELGADAAIYTKVPTADLEDGKPLVADEVALGVTYDDIDDYLEGKEVSEQAAKTIENWFIKTEHKRHLPITIFDDFWK, encoded by the coding sequence ATGAGAGAATTGCAACAACGAATTATTGGTGAATTATCTGTCAAACCAGAGATTGATGCCAAGGAAGAAATAAGAATTAGCATTGAATTCATCAAAGCTTACTTTAAGAAACACGTTTTTTTAAAAACATTAGTACTAGGAATTAGTGGAGGACAAGATTCGTCACTTGCGGGTCGTTTATCCCAATTAGCAATGGAAGAATTACGTGAAGAAACTGGCGATGACACATATCAGTTTATAGCTGTTCGTTTGCCTTATGGCGAACAAGCTGATGAAGCAGATGCTAAGAAAGCGCTGGAATTTATTCAACCAGACCAATCACTTCGAGTAAACATCAAACCAGGAGTCGACGCGGCAGTTGGAGCCATTCAAGCAGCCGGCGTTGAAGTACAAGACTTTGTCAAAGGGAATATGAAAGCAAGAGAACGGATGCTTACACAATATGCTATTGCTGGGCAACTTAAAGGAGCTGTAGTTGGAACAGATCATGCTGCAGAAAATGTCACAGGTTTCTTTACAAAATTCGGTGACGGAGGTGCAGATATTTTGCCTCTGTTTCGTTTGAACAAGCGTCAAGGAAAGTTATTATTAAAAGAATTAGGAGCAGATGCTGCAATTTATACAAAAGTACCAACAGCAGATTTAGAAGACGGCAAACCACTTGTAGCAGATGAGGTAGCGCTGGGTGTCACATATGATGATATTGATGATTATTTGGAAGGAAAAGAAGTTTCTGAACAAGCAGCAAAAACCATTGAAAATTGGTTTATCAAAACAGAGCATAAACGTCATTTGCCTATTACGATTTTTGATGATTTTTGGAAATGA
- a CDS encoding nicotinate phosphoribosyltransferase, producing the protein MKKTYVDDSLTLHTDLYQINMMKTYWELGRDNTKAVFECYFREMPFKHGYAVFAGLERFVHYIENLKFTENDLNYLREVEEYPEEFLTYLKNFKFQCTIRSAKEGELVFANEPIVQVEGPLPQCQLIETALLNIVNYQTLIATKAARIKSVVGDEPLMEFGTRRAQELDAAIWGTRAAYIGGCDATSNVRAGKIFGIPTSGTHAHSLVQSYRNDYDAFMAYAKTHKNCVFLVDTYDTLRSGVPSAIRVAKEMGDQINFLGVRIDSGDMAYISKKVRNQLDEAGFTEAKVYASNDLDEGTILNLKMQRAKIDVWGVGTKLITAFDQPALGAVYKLVSIENDHGEMVDTIKLSGNAEKVSTPGKKQVWRITRKQGGKSEGDYITLWDEDPREEESLYMFHPVHTYISKMVSEFVARPVLQEIYQNGKIVYDLPSLSQIKADTNKHLDSLWEEYKRDLNPQKYPVDLSQKCWDHKMNVIKQVRLDVAKMQQK; encoded by the coding sequence ATGAAAAAGACCTATGTCGACGACAGTTTAACCTTGCATACAGATTTATACCAAATTAATATGATGAAGACCTATTGGGAATTAGGTAGAGATAATACAAAAGCGGTTTTTGAATGCTATTTTCGAGAAATGCCGTTCAAACATGGCTATGCAGTCTTTGCAGGATTAGAGAGATTTGTTCATTATATCGAAAATCTAAAATTTACTGAAAATGATTTGAACTATCTAAGAGAAGTAGAAGAATATCCAGAAGAATTTTTAACGTATCTCAAAAATTTTAAATTTCAATGTACGATTCGTTCGGCGAAGGAAGGGGAACTTGTTTTTGCAAATGAACCAATCGTTCAAGTAGAAGGTCCCTTACCTCAATGCCAATTGATTGAAACAGCATTATTAAATATTGTTAATTATCAAACTTTGATTGCGACAAAAGCGGCTAGAATCAAATCAGTTGTGGGGGATGAGCCTCTTATGGAGTTTGGTACAAGACGTGCTCAAGAACTAGATGCAGCTATTTGGGGAACGCGAGCTGCTTATATCGGTGGATGTGACGCGACCAGTAATGTTCGTGCTGGAAAAATCTTTGGGATTCCTACGAGTGGAACGCATGCGCATTCTTTGGTCCAATCTTATCGAAATGATTATGATGCTTTTATGGCTTATGCGAAAACGCACAAAAACTGTGTCTTTTTAGTCGATACGTATGACACTCTGCGTTCTGGCGTTCCAAGTGCGATCAGAGTAGCAAAGGAAATGGGTGATCAGATTAATTTTTTAGGTGTGCGTATTGATAGTGGAGATATGGCTTATATTTCTAAAAAAGTGCGCAACCAACTAGATGAAGCTGGGTTTACGGAAGCAAAAGTCTATGCTTCTAATGATTTAGATGAAGGCACCATTTTAAACTTAAAAATGCAACGCGCAAAAATCGATGTTTGGGGTGTAGGCACTAAACTAATTACCGCCTTCGATCAACCAGCTTTGGGAGCGGTATACAAACTGGTATCAATCGAAAATGATCACGGAGAAATGGTTGATACAATCAAGTTATCAGGCAATGCAGAAAAAGTTTCCACTCCTGGTAAAAAACAAGTTTGGCGTATTACGAGAAAACAAGGTGGAAAATCTGAAGGAGATTACATAACTCTTTGGGACGAAGATCCTAGAGAAGAAGAGAGTCTCTACATGTTTCATCCTGTCCATACGTATATTAGTAAAATGGTCAGTGAATTTGTGGCTCGCCCTGTCTTACAAGAAATCTATCAAAATGGGAAAATCGTCTATGACTTACCAAGTTTGTCACAGATTAAGGCAGATACGAATAAGCATTTGGACTCTCTTTGGGAAGAATACAAACGCGATCTAAATCCACAAAAGTACCCAGTTGATTTGTCACAAAAATGTTGGGATCATAAGATGAACGTGATCAAGCAAGTTCGTTTAGATGTAGCAAAAATGCAACAAAAATAG
- the rplL gene encoding 50S ribosomal protein L7/L12 — MALNIEQIIADLKESTILELNDLVKAIEEEFGVSAAAPVAAAAGPAAGGAAEQTEFTVELTSAGDSKVKVIKAVREITGLGLKEAKAVVDGAPAPVKEGASKEEAEEIKTKLEEAGASVEVK, encoded by the coding sequence ATGGCATTAAACATTGAACAAATCATTGCTGATTTGAAAGAATCAACAATTTTAGAATTAAACGACTTAGTAAAAGCTATCGAAGAAGAATTTGGCGTATCTGCTGCTGCTCCTGTAGCTGCTGCAGCTGGTCCTGCTGCTGGTGGGGCTGCTGAACAAACTGAATTTACAGTTGAATTAACTTCTGCTGGAGATTCAAAAGTTAAAGTAATCAAAGCAGTTCGTGAAATCACTGGCTTAGGTCTTAAAGAAGCAAAAGCTGTTGTTGATGGCGCTCCTGCACCAGTTAAAGAAGGAGCTTCTAAAGAAGAAGCTGAAGAAATCAAAACAAAACTTGAAGAAGCTGGCGCTTCTGTAGAAGTTAAATAA